TTACTAAGCTCTTCAATAGTTGCAGAAACCACATTactacatttaagtatgttgcAAGCATCTAAGAAGGCAGTAGATTTTACCGTGTCTGGTACAAGTGATGTTTCTTTTACCTCTGTTTTGAGATTTTCCATCAAAACAAATGCTGCACAAATAAAGATTCACAAATCGTTAGAGAATTCAGATACTGAAATAGTTCAACTAATAGCTACTAATGCAAGAAGCGGATTTTCAAGCACAAGACATTAAGAATTTCAATTATTCGAAATGAATACAGCAATattcaattaaatccaactctaAATCTCAATAATTCAAACTCTAAGAACATTACACACATTGCAAAATCAAGGATACACATGATTTTTTTCAAAAGGTATATTATAGGTCTTAAACTAAAGCATATGACATACCAATAGCTCGAATCGTCTTAAGGTCAAATCTGTCAGCCAAGTTTTTACACCCTATCCTTTCTGCTCGCTTTGTGATCAACAGTTTCAAGCTAATCATAAAATCCTGCCAAGATTTCAAATGTTGAATTACACAAACATACATGAATAATCACTAAGATTTCAAATGTTGAATTTCACAAACATACATGAATAATCACTAAGATTTCAAATGTTGAATTTCACAAATTTATCCCAAAGTGTAGCTGCTGCTAAAACATTACCAGAATATTACATAAAGAGGACTATAACAGTTAAACCTCTCAATTCCCTTTATCACTTATtactatttataaataaaataaaataaaataaaataaatata
This genomic stretch from Lathyrus oleraceus cultivar Zhongwan6 unplaced genomic scaffold, CAAS_Psat_ZW6_1.0 chrUn0628, whole genome shotgun sequence harbors:
- the LOC127114594 gene encoding uncharacterized protein LOC127114594, with amino-acid sequence MKKVRNLKKRLERPVELDKINNETRVQDVDWICSLSESEIDFMISLKLLITKRAERIGCKNLADRFDLKTIRAIAFVLMENLKTEVKETSLVPDTVKSTAFLDACNILKCSNVVSATIEELSKTVGADIQPILTSSTPTSKRKKRKVGSKE